The window ACCGTCCGATTCGAGGACGGCACCCTCGACGTGGACGTCTACCTCAACGCTCCCGAAGAGCCGGACCCCGCCGTCGTGGCACAAGAGGCCGTCGAGGCCGCCGAAGCCGCGGTCGACGAACTCTTCGAGGAGGCCTGAGGCCCCTTTCTTTCTATCGACGCCCGCGCCGATAGCGGCCACTGTCCTCAGCCGGCCAGC of the Natronomonas halophila genome contains:
- a CDS encoding DUF3194 domain-containing protein codes for the protein MTDAEPTDEEIVEAASDAAEGVILDRYKQSDVEDMDVTVRFEDGTLDVDVYLNAPEEPDPAVVAQEAVEAAEAAVDELFEEA